Proteins encoded together in one Oligoflexia bacterium window:
- the xseA gene encoding exodeoxyribonuclease VII large subunit, giving the protein MSEQLTLDEMLNLKTQGNEPAPAPKKKTITKTPADDNISARIRALAEEKNKNELVSTKNTIPVLPEKNTLPVLPEAVAVKSEPEVITVSQLNKSIKGILEKSFPFIWVKGEISNLKIPSSGHLYFTLKDAGGQVRSVMFKGFAQAMKFRPEDGMEVLVRCRVTVYEPRGDYQLFCEVMEPVGFGALQVAFEKLKAQLQKEGLFDVARKKQIPPFPARIAIITSPTGAVIRDMLNVLGRRFGKGLDITILPCSVQGDKAPGEIATAIKLVDKMGLDRFDVLIIGRGGGSLEDLWAFNTEEVARAVSGCRIPTISAVGHEVDFTICDFVADLRAPTPSAAAELVVKNKADLQERLRLLASQLTQQMMKKLQLVKAHAQQTAKRLIDPKRRLQDLMLRSDEWTERLLQSMQRFIQDSELQVKFLLERMGTPEKHLELAVQKLVYADEKLRLGMNKCVDKKRSEFSSLAALFDGLSPLKVLGRGYSIVKKQDQIIKSAAQVNTGDLVQISLSEGELSAIIK; this is encoded by the coding sequence ATGTCAGAACAACTCACACTTGATGAAATGCTCAATCTCAAAACCCAAGGGAATGAGCCTGCGCCCGCGCCAAAGAAAAAAACAATCACCAAAACACCAGCTGATGATAACATCTCTGCGCGTATCAGAGCCTTGGCTGAAGAAAAAAATAAAAATGAGTTGGTTTCAACAAAAAATACAATACCAGTATTGCCCGAAAAAAACACACTACCAGTATTGCCAGAAGCAGTAGCTGTTAAATCAGAACCTGAAGTCATTACAGTTTCTCAACTCAATAAATCTATTAAAGGAATTCTTGAAAAATCTTTTCCATTTATTTGGGTCAAAGGCGAAATAAGTAATCTCAAAATTCCATCTTCAGGGCATCTTTATTTCACACTCAAAGATGCTGGTGGGCAAGTACGCTCTGTCATGTTTAAAGGTTTTGCCCAAGCAATGAAATTTCGTCCAGAAGATGGAATGGAAGTACTCGTTCGTTGTCGAGTTACTGTTTACGAGCCACGTGGTGATTACCAACTTTTCTGTGAAGTTATGGAACCCGTTGGTTTTGGTGCACTTCAAGTTGCTTTTGAAAAACTTAAAGCTCAGTTGCAAAAAGAGGGGCTCTTTGACGTCGCCAGAAAAAAACAAATTCCCCCATTCCCAGCAAGAATTGCCATTATCACGTCTCCTACGGGAGCCGTCATTCGTGACATGCTCAATGTATTAGGCCGGCGTTTTGGTAAAGGGCTTGATATCACAATTCTTCCGTGTAGCGTTCAGGGTGATAAAGCGCCTGGTGAAATTGCAACGGCAATTAAACTTGTAGATAAAATGGGGCTAGATCGTTTTGACGTTCTTATTATTGGTCGCGGTGGGGGCTCACTTGAAGATCTTTGGGCTTTTAACACAGAAGAAGTTGCTCGCGCAGTGAGTGGGTGTCGTATTCCTACAATTTCAGCTGTGGGGCATGAGGTTGATTTTACGATTTGTGATTTTGTGGCTGATCTGCGCGCTCCGACTCCCTCTGCAGCTGCAGAGTTGGTTGTTAAAAACAAAGCAGATCTTCAAGAGCGTCTTCGACTATTAGCAAGTCAACTCACTCAGCAAATGATGAAAAAACTCCAACTCGTTAAGGCTCACGCGCAACAAACGGCGAAAAGATTAATTGATCCAAAACGAAGGCTTCAAGATCTCATGTTGAGATCTGATGAGTGGACCGAGCGCCTCTTGCAATCCATGCAGAGATTCATTCAGGATTCAGAACTTCAAGTGAAATTTTTGCTCGAACGTATGGGCACACCTGAAAAGCATTTAGAGTTGGCTGTTCAAAAACTAGTCTATGCTGACGAAAAACTAAGATTAGGTATGAATAAGTGTGTCGATAAGAAAAGAAGCGAATTTTCTTCTCTGGCTGCACTTTTTGACGGTCTAAGCCCCTTAAAGGTCTTAGGGCGCGGATATTCCATAGTTAAAAAGCAGGATCAAATCATCAAAAGTGCGGCTCAGGTCAACACGGGAGACCTGGTTCAGATAAGTCTTTCCGAGGGTGAACTCTCAGCAATAATCAAGTAA
- the xseB gene encoding exodeoxyribonuclease VII small subunit yields MDFEKNLKRLEEIVHKLEDGQLPLEESLKLFEEGVKISRTCNQKLTEADKRVKLLLSVNADGSENTKDFINGND; encoded by the coding sequence ATGGACTTTGAGAAAAACCTAAAAAGGCTTGAAGAAATCGTGCATAAGCTCGAAGACGGCCAACTTCCTCTTGAAGAGTCCCTAAAGCTTTTTGAAGAGGGTGTTAAAATCTCAAGAACATGTAATCAAAAACTTACCGAAGCAGACAAGCGTGTGAAACTTCTTTTGAGCGTTAATGCTGACGGCTCTGAAAACACAAAAGATTTTATTAATGGTAATGACTGA
- a CDS encoding polyprenyl synthetase family protein, giving the protein MTEVRFDDLKKTVDQYILNYGQKLSLNVPERGATELVRSMQYSMESGGHRIRPMLSLLTAQALGKSFQDVLPFGCAVEFVHGYSLVHDDLPCMDDDDFRRGKPSNHKVFGEALAVLAGDALLSEAFLLVAEAYGDNPGLALALSKDLAQASSARGLVGGQATDLVLRNKTIDLTELEQLHLRKTGALFRTSVMGAATICGATSAQKESLEIYAANLGLTFQIADDISDKTDNDELSFVKAVGLDGARKRCEKLVAQAHEALALFGSNAEGLKSLVTYVYKRTEIQ; this is encoded by the coding sequence ATGACTGAAGTTCGTTTCGACGATCTCAAAAAAACCGTCGATCAATATATTCTCAATTACGGCCAAAAACTCTCGTTGAATGTGCCTGAGCGCGGAGCCACAGAGCTTGTGCGTTCCATGCAGTATTCAATGGAGTCTGGGGGGCATCGCATTCGCCCCATGCTTTCACTTCTCACAGCACAAGCTTTGGGAAAATCCTTTCAAGATGTTTTGCCCTTTGGATGCGCTGTTGAATTTGTGCATGGTTACTCACTTGTTCACGATGATCTACCTTGTATGGACGACGATGATTTTAGACGAGGCAAACCCTCAAATCATAAAGTATTCGGAGAAGCATTGGCTGTTTTAGCAGGCGATGCACTTCTCTCTGAAGCTTTTTTACTCGTGGCAGAGGCGTATGGAGATAATCCGGGGCTTGCATTAGCGCTCTCTAAAGATTTAGCCCAAGCTTCAAGTGCGCGGGGTTTAGTGGGTGGTCAGGCAACAGATCTTGTACTTAGAAATAAAACAATTGATCTTACTGAGCTTGAGCAACTTCATTTGAGAAAAACAGGCGCCCTTTTTCGAACAAGTGTGATGGGTGCTGCTACAATTTGTGGTGCTACATCTGCTCAAAAAGAAAGCCTTGAGATTTATGCGGCGAATTTAGGACTCACATTTCAAATTGCAGATGATATTTCAGATAAAACAGATAACGACGAACTTAGTTTTGTAAAAGCTGTTGGTCTCGATGGTGCACGCAAGCGCTGTGAAAAATTAGTAGCGCAGGCTCACGAAGCTTTGGCTTTATTTGGTTCGAATGCTGAGGGTTTAAAAAGTCTTGTCACATACGTGTATAAAAGAACGGAAATTCAATGA
- the dxs gene encoding 1-deoxy-D-xylulose-5-phosphate synthase codes for MKLLETINSPEDLKQLTQAQLSVYSDELREFLIQTMSKIGGHVAANLGVVELTTALHYVFDTPHDKIVWDVGHQCYAHKIITGRRDKFHTIRQDGGLSGFTKISESPYDVFGAGHSSTSVSAGLGVAEGEWQNGTDNQVVSIIGDGALTAGIAYEALNHAGHLRRPNYIVIFNDNEMSISENVGALAQFFGKRVNSSLYNNMRAEIKTALKSVSTREMNVFEKVKLLSHVVKDLFSTSSFFEALGFRYVGPIDGHNVPELISTLNSVKELSRGSMDNARANFGVLGFEVDPPILVHVKTKKGLGLKTAEQRPGDFHGVTGFCMNTGEPTKKPAQAPTYTSIFSQTLCRLAESDSKIVAVTAAMADGTGLGKFQKQYPERFYDVGIAEQHAVTFSGAMSLSGLRPAVAIYSTFLQRAYDQVIHDVAIQNIPLALFLDRGGLVGADGPTHHGVFDMSFLRCIPGAHIMAPKDENELQHMVYTALYCEKLASVRFPRGEGYGVALDSKLQMLPLGKCEKLINHIKPEVIIWAAGSCVYPALEAGKELQAMGVACEVVNARFIKPLDIEVLLKDASRAQLIVSVEENAVIGGLGSAILEGLATHQVMIPVLNLGLPDEFIEHGSLGRLRTYCHIDQKSIVNDTLKRLEKISNRKVKQPILEKETHEAPAVTH; via the coding sequence ATGAAGCTTTTAGAAACAATCAACAGCCCTGAAGATTTAAAACAACTCACTCAAGCGCAGTTGAGCGTTTACTCAGATGAGCTTCGCGAGTTTTTAATTCAGACGATGTCTAAAATCGGTGGTCATGTTGCTGCTAACTTAGGTGTGGTAGAACTCACAACAGCACTTCATTACGTATTTGATACACCTCATGATAAAATTGTTTGGGACGTCGGCCATCAATGTTACGCCCATAAAATTATCACAGGAAGACGCGATAAATTTCATACCATCAGACAAGATGGTGGTCTCTCGGGTTTTACAAAAATTTCAGAAAGCCCCTATGATGTTTTTGGTGCCGGTCATTCTTCAACATCTGTTAGTGCAGGTCTTGGAGTCGCAGAAGGTGAATGGCAAAATGGTACCGACAATCAGGTTGTATCAATTATTGGTGATGGTGCGCTTACGGCTGGTATTGCATACGAAGCGCTTAATCATGCGGGTCATCTCAGACGCCCCAATTACATCGTGATTTTTAATGATAATGAAATGAGCATATCTGAAAATGTCGGAGCTCTTGCGCAATTTTTTGGTAAACGAGTAAACAGTTCTCTTTATAATAATATGCGCGCAGAAATCAAAACAGCACTCAAGTCAGTATCAACGCGTGAGATGAATGTTTTTGAAAAAGTAAAACTTCTAAGTCATGTGGTGAAAGATCTTTTTTCAACGTCAAGTTTTTTTGAAGCTTTAGGTTTTAGATATGTGGGGCCAATAGATGGTCATAATGTTCCAGAACTTATCAGCACACTTAATAGTGTAAAAGAACTCAGTCGCGGTTCCATGGATAACGCTCGGGCAAACTTTGGTGTTCTTGGTTTTGAAGTAGATCCCCCTATTTTAGTTCACGTAAAAACAAAAAAGGGTCTCGGATTAAAAACCGCAGAACAACGCCCTGGTGATTTTCACGGTGTTACGGGTTTTTGTATGAATACCGGTGAGCCTACAAAAAAGCCCGCACAAGCACCAACATACACAAGTATTTTTTCTCAAACACTTTGTCGTTTGGCAGAGTCTGATTCAAAGATCGTAGCAGTTACGGCTGCTATGGCAGACGGCACTGGGCTGGGTAAATTTCAAAAACAATATCCTGAAAGATTTTACGACGTCGGTATTGCCGAACAACATGCTGTAACTTTCTCAGGCGCTATGAGTTTATCAGGGCTCAGACCAGCGGTAGCGATTTATTCTACATTTTTGCAGCGCGCTTATGATCAAGTTATTCACGACGTGGCTATTCAAAATATTCCACTGGCTTTGTTTTTAGATCGCGGTGGTCTTGTGGGTGCAGATGGTCCAACTCATCACGGCGTTTTTGATATGAGTTTTTTACGATGCATTCCTGGTGCGCATATTATGGCGCCAAAAGATGAAAACGAACTTCAACACATGGTTTACACCGCACTTTATTGTGAGAAACTTGCATCAGTGAGATTTCCTCGCGGTGAAGGTTATGGCGTAGCCCTTGATTCAAAACTGCAAATGCTGCCGTTGGGAAAATGTGAAAAACTCATCAATCACATCAAGCCTGAGGTTATTATTTGGGCTGCAGGTTCATGTGTGTACCCAGCTCTTGAGGCGGGTAAAGAACTTCAGGCTATGGGTGTGGCATGTGAAGTTGTGAATGCGCGTTTTATCAAACCACTGGATATCGAAGTATTATTAAAAGATGCAAGCCGTGCACAATTAATAGTCTCAGTAGAAGAAAATGCAGTTATCGGCGGGCTTGGCAGCGCTATTTTAGAAGGGCTTGCAACGCATCAAGTAATGATTCCAGTTTTAAATTTAGGTTTACCCGATGAATTTATTGAACATGGAAGTCTAGGGCGGTTGCGCACTTACTGTCATATCGATCAAAAATCTATCGTCAATGATACGCTTAAGCGTTTAGAGAAAATTTCAAATCGCAAAGTGAAACAACCTATTCTTGAAAAAGAAACCCACGAAGCTCCTGCCGT